The Vicia villosa cultivar HV-30 ecotype Madison, WI linkage group LG1, Vvil1.0, whole genome shotgun sequence genome includes a region encoding these proteins:
- the LOC131644184 gene encoding pentatricopeptide repeat-containing protein At3g04760, chloroplastic-like: protein MNLQLQLHQPPTTSSMTTFSTEFLSHTLNFINHPNRTSRHSNPNFVTSSTPLLNEGNTNDRRTRINRERFRVNETRPKLDQNYDFRDTNLMESLYLLQQMVNRGYNPDVVLCTKLIKGFFNSKKIEKAIQVMEILEKHGEPDVFAYNTLINGFCRAGKVDAANKVLDRMIKRGLAPNVFTYTILIGNLCGRGKLDLALRVMDQLLKDNCRPTVVTYTILIKATIIEAGIDEAMKLFDEMLSRGLRPDVYTYCTLFGALWSSGNKIRALQMILEMLSKGIDPDEITYNSLIYFLCRDGLVDQAIELLVDMMESRKFQPTVINYNAVILGLCKAQRFIDAIEVLAAMNQRGCLPNETTYLLLIQGIGFGGWRNDAMDLANSLVNMDAISEASFKRFMRLMH, encoded by the coding sequence ATGAATCTCCAACTACAACTGCATCAACCACCGACAACATCATCAATGACAACATTTTCAACTGAATTCTTGTCACACACTCTCAATTTCATAAACCATCCAAACCGCACTTCTCGCCATTCAAACCCCAACTTCGTCACTTCCTCAACCCCACTTCTAAACGAAGGCAACACTAATGACCGAAGAACAAGAATCAACCGAGAACGATTCAGGGTCAATGAAACAAGGCCCAAACTTGATCAAAATTACGATTTTCGAGACACCAATTTAATGGAGTCTCTTTACTTACTTCAGCAAATGGTTAATAGGGGTTATAATCCTGATGTTGTTCTCTGCACAAAATTGATTAAGGGTTTTTTCAATTCTAAGAAAATCGAGAAAGCTATTCAGGTTATGGAGATTTTGGAGAAGCACGGTGAGCCTGATGTTTTCGCTTATAATACACTTATAAATGGGTTTTGTAGAGCTGGTAAAGTTGATGCTGCCAATAAGGTGCTTGATAGAATGATAAAGAGAGGTTTGGCTCCTAATGTTTTTACTTATACTATTCTTATTGGGAATCTTTGTGGGAGGGGTAAACTTGATTTGGCTTTGAGGGTTATGGATCAGTTGTTGAAAGATAATTGTAGGCCAACTGTTGTAACTTATACTATTTTGATTAAAGCAACTATTATTGAAGCTGGTATTGATGAAGCTATGAAGCTTTTTGATGAGATGTTGTCGAGAGGGCTTCGACCTGATGTGTATACATATTGTACATTGTTTGGTGCATTGTGGAGCAGCGGCAATAAAATTAGAGCGTTACAGATGATTCTGGAGATGTTAAGCAAAGGCATTGATCCTGATGAGATCACCTATAATTCGCTTATTTATTTCTTGTGCAGAGATGGATTGGTGGATCAGGCAATTGAGTTGCTGGTTGACATGATGGAGAGTCGCAAGTTTCAGCCTACTGTTATTAATTACAATGCTGTTATTCTTGGATTGTGCAAGGCGCAAAGATTCATAGATGCTATTGAGGTGCTTGCTGCTATGAATCAGAGAGGATGCTTGCCAAATGAAACAACCTACTTATTGTTGATTCAAGGGATTGGTTTTGGAGGATGGCGAAATGACGCGATGGATTTGGCTAACTCACTTGTTAATATGGATGCTATATCAGAAGCTTCATTCAAACGTTTCATGCGATTGATGCATTAA